One Drechmeria coniospora strain ARSEF 6962 chromosome 01, whole genome shotgun sequence genomic region harbors:
- a CDS encoding RacA, whose protein sequence is MVDGKPISLGLWDTAGQEDYDRLRPLSYPQTDVFLICFSIVSPPSFDNVKAKWYPEIDHHAPNIPIILVGTKLDLREDVATLDSLRQKRMEPVSYEQALVCARDIKAYKYLECSALTQRNLKSVFDEAIRAVLNPRPQYSKSKKSKCSIL, encoded by the exons AtggtcgacggcaagcccaTCAGCTTGGGGCTCTGGGATACCGCCGGTCAGGAGGATTACGATCGTCTGCGGCCCCTCTCCTACCCGCAAACCGACGTCTTCCTCATCTGCTTCTCCATCGTCAGCCCGCCCTCGTTCGACAacgtcaaggccaag TGGTACCCCGAGATTGACCACCACGCCCCCAACATCcccatcatcctcgtcggcaccaagCTGGACCTGCGCGAGGAcgtcgccaccctcgacTCGCTGCGGCAGAAGCGCATGGAGCCCGTCTCGTACGAGCAGGCCCTCGTCTGCGCCCGCGACATCAAggcctacaagtacctcgAGTGCTCCGCCCTGACCCAGCGCAACCTCAAGAGCGtcttcgacgaggccatccg CGCCGTGCTGAACCCCCGCCCCCAATATTCGAAATCGAAAAAGTCCAAGTGCTCGATTCTGTAA
- a CDS encoding 2-methylcitrate dehydratase: MSAVQRSLRTASKQLRLQPQPQRLRGLARTSACFGAASRSPSSLQSSSSSSRSHFSTSTVQSSAAPAMASQPREYDPEIKDIADYVANKPIDSELAFDTARWILLDTLGCGLEGLRFKECTKLLGPVVPGTVVPNGTKVPGTPFVLDPVNGAFNIGAMIRWLDFNDCWLAAEWGHPSDNLGAILAVADWINRTNKSGGRLAGGKIFTVKDVLEAMIKAHEIQGCLALLNSYNKVGLDHVVLVKVASTAVVSKMLGLGEKQIADAVTQAWVDGQSLRTYRHSPNTMSRKSWAAGDACQRAVNLALKVMKGEQGVPTVLSAPVWGFYDVLFKGKKFEFQRPYGSYVMENVLFKVSYPAEFHSQTAVEASEKIFHQLKAMGKSAADIKAVTCRTHEACIRIIDKQFKPMDNFADRDHCIQYMCSVMLVFGRLEATDYTDGGEAATSALVESLRQKIKCVEDPQYTKDYHDPQLRTISNALTVELNDGTVLDEVVVEAPLGHRLRREEAKPVILAKYKRHLAPHLPEARVEELVKLSLDSKKLESMSVDEYVDLYAVKESKFL, encoded by the exons ATGTCTGCCGTCCAACGAAGCTTgcggacggcgtcgaagcAGCTTCGCCTTCAGCCCCAGCCCCAGCGTCTGCGTGGCCTCGCCCGCACTTCGGCCTGCTTCGGCGCCGCGAgtcgctcgccgtcctcgcttcaatcctcctcctcctcctcccgcaGCCATTTTTCCACCTCGACCGTGCAATCATCGGCAGCACCCGCCATGGCCTCCCAACCGCGCGAGTACGATCCCGAGATCAAGGACATTGCCGACTATGTCGCCAACAAACCCATAGACTCCGAGCTGGCC TTCGACACGGCCCGATGGATCctcctcgacaccctcgGCTGCGGCCTCGAGGGTCTGCGCTTCAAGGAGTGCACCAAGCTCCTCGGCCCCGTCGTGCCGGGCACCGTCGTCCCCAACGGCACCAAGGTGCCCGGCACGCCCTTTGTGCTGGACCCGGTGAACGGGGCGTTCAACATCGGCGCCATGATCCGCTGGCTCGACTTTAACGACTGctggctcgcggccgagtGGGGTCATCCTTCCGACAACCTcggcgccatcctcgccgtcgccgactggATCAACCGCACCAACAAGAgcggcggccggctcgccggcggcaagatcTTCACCGTCAAGGACGTGCTCGAGGCCATGATCAAGGCGCACGAGATTCAGGGCTGCCTCGCCCTGCTCAACTCGTACAACaaggtcggcctcgaccacgtcgtcctcgtcaaggtggcctcgaccgccgtcgtctccaagatgctcggcctcggcgagaagcagatcgccgacgccgtcaccCAGGCTTGGGTCGACGGTCAGTCGCTGCGGACCTACCGCCACTCGCCCAACACCATGTCCCGCAAGTCctgggccgccggcgacgcctgCCAGCGCGCCGTCAACCTCGCCCTCAAGGTCATGAAGGGCGAGCAGGGCGTTCCCACCGTCCTCTCGGCCCCCGTCTGGGGCTTCTACGACGTCCTCTTCAAGGGCAAGAAGTTTGAGTTTCAGCGCCCCTACGGCAGCTACGTCATGGAGAACGTCCTCTTCAAGGTCTCCTACCCCG CCGAGTTCCACTCccagacggccgtcgaggcctcgGAGAAAATCTTCCATCAGCTCAAGGCCATGGGCAAGTCGGCGGCCGACATCAAGGCCGTCACCTGCCGGACCCACGAGGCCTGCATCCGCATCATCGACAAGCAGTTCAAGCCCATGGACAACTTTGCCGACCGCGACCACTGCAtccagtacatgtgctccgtcatgctcgtcttcggccggctcgaggcCACCGACTacaccgacggcggcgaggcggccacgtcggccctcgtcgagtCCCTGCGCCAGAAGATCAAGTGCGTCGAGGACCCCCAGTACACCAAGGACTACCACGACCCCCAGCTCCGGACCATCTCCAACGCGCTGACGGTCGAGCTcaacgacggcaccgtcctggacgaggtggtcgtcgaggcgccCCTCGGCCACCGCCTGCGCCGCGAGGAGGCCAAGCCGGTGATCCTCGCCAAGTACAAGCGCCACCTCGCCCCCCACCTGCCCGAGGcccgcgtcgaggagctcgtgaAGCTCAGCCTCGACAGCAAGAAGCTCGAGAGCATGTCTGTCGACGAGTACGTCGACCTCTACGCCGTCAAGGAGAGCAAGTTTCTGTAA
- a CDS encoding regulator of chromosome condensation produces MPSRNRGSRKKGVNAGGRTKTLQRLVVPKTVEAREGSSGGIIQVASATSSTRTASTRGTGDRSEIRIRSTIGGGPRRRRTRPSPSGINQTPTNVLQVFVFGCGENGELGLGSMRTTAHRPCANPFLKPGDPFKLHVVRIACGGMHTVALTADNMIVTWGVNDNDALGRNTDWNGGGWLDFEPDGENGELNPFESTPTAIPAEAFPLDTTFVDVAAGDSCSFALTATGLVYGWGTFRDPDGREGFGYAPNGTRIQRQATPTLVVGLENITQITCGANHALALDLAGNIWAWGSGHQNQFGRRLFGRHKDGLRPHPVRWCRKGARYIACGEYHCFAVDRKDDVWGWGLNSFGEAGDATTAGTNSALLPCPRKIQHLCGRGVTVLDGGAHHSAAVTADGQCLVWGRIDSGQLGIDFTASQLQDPTLIRCDARGRARICLWPTVVPNIGKGVHVACGSDHTIFVNEHGHAFASGFGSEGQLGLGSDADVCIAQRIASEDVKGRFLTWAGAGGQFSVVAGPA; encoded by the exons atGCCATCGCGCAATCGAGGTTCGAGAAAGAAAGGCGTCAACGCTGGCGGGAGGACGAAGACTTTGCAGAGGCTTGTTGTGCCGA AAACCGTCGAGGCTCGCGAGGGGTCTTCCGGCGGCATCATCCAAGTTGCTTCCGCCACCTCCTCCACCcggacggcatcgacaagGGGGACTGGCGATCGGAGCGAGATTCGGATCAGATCGACCATCGGCGGAGGGCCTCGGCGGAGGCGAACACGGCCGAGTCCGTCGGGAATCAATCAAACCCCGACCAACGTCCTCCAGGTTTTCGTCTTCGGTTGCGGCGAAAatggcgagctcggcctcggctcgaTGCGCACAACAGCGCACCGTCCTTGTGCCAACCCCTTTCTCAAACCTGGCGACCCGTTCAAGCTACACGTCGTGCGTATTGCGTGCGGCGGTATGCATACGGTCGCCTTGACGGCGGACAACATGATCGTCACGTGGGGCgtcaacgacaacgacgccCTGGGAAGGAACACCGACtggaacggcggcggctggctcgACTTTGAGCCGGACGGGGAGAATGGAGAGCTGAACCCGTTCGaatcgacgccgacggcgattcCGGCAGAGGCGTTCCCCCTCGACACGACCtttgtcgacgtcgccgccggggaCAGCTGCAGCTTCGCGCTCACCGCCACCGGCCTCGTGTATGGATGGGGTACATTTCGA GATCCCGACGGCAGGGAGGGTTTTGGCTACGCTCCGAACGGAACTCGCATCCAGAGACAAGCCACGCCGACGCTCGTTGTGGGCCTCGAGAACATTACCCAAATCACCTGCGGCGCGAACCAtgctctcgccctcgacctgGCCGGCAACATCTGGGCCTGGGGCTCGGGCCATCAAAATCAATTCGGTCGTCGCCTTTTCGGACGCCACAAGGACGGTCTCCGGCCGCACCCTGTCCGGTGGTGCCGCAAAGGGGCGAGATACATTGCCTGCGGAGAGTACCactgcttcgccgtcgatcGAAAGGATGACGTTTGGGGATGGGGCTTGAACAGCTTTGGCGAGGCCGGTgatgccacgacggcgggaaCCAACTCGGCCCTTTTGCCTTGCCCGAGGAAAATCCAGCATCTCTGCGGCAGAGGAGTTAccgtgctcgacggcggcgcccatcactcggccgccgtgacggccgacggccagtGTCTCGTCTGGGGTCGCATCGACAGcggccagctcggcatcgactTCACCGCCAGCCAGCTGCAAGACCCGACCCTCATCCGATGCGACGCACGCGGCAGGGCGCGCATTTGCCTTTGGCCCACCGTCGTTCCAAACATTGGCAAGGGCGTGCACGTCGCCTGCGGAAGCGACCATACGATATTCGTCAACGAGCACGGCCACGCCTTCGCTTCCGGGTTCGGCTCCGAGGGCCAACTTGGCCTTGGGTCGGATGCCGACGTTTGTATTGCGCAGCGAATCGCGAGCGAGGACGTGAAAGGCCGCTTTCTGACCTGGGCCGGGGCGGGTGGACAGTTTTCTGTCGTTGCCGGACCAGCCTGA